The following coding sequences are from one Mytilus trossulus isolate FHL-02 chromosome 8, PNRI_Mtr1.1.1.hap1, whole genome shotgun sequence window:
- the LOC134681741 gene encoding uncharacterized protein LOC134681741, with protein MAANFSGNGNRERFLQRVKETVDDCFRLGTTDAIQKQMFDSIRERLNNLCRDVERSAGNMLTDLEANEFSEMIGTVRDEIEDNQTIEKKTGYQSKRLQTDENGHYKYDVPREQLDFLSRFGFTAPMMSEVLGVSESTVRRRLRNFNISLRQTTVITDENLDQKIIEVTGTNRRIGPNSIRVRLAEKNIFLPRQRVRDGCSRVDPGGCALRSLLRKNIQRRTYKVAGPNSLWHFDGNHKLIRWNLVVHGCIDGYSRLVTFLKVSNNNKALTVFNNFIDAIRLFGTPSRVRCDYGVENVDVCTYMEGIRGINRGSAIKGKSCHNQRIERLWVDVWDNVSNEFYDLFSYMELKNIFDITNEYHLYALHYVFLPRINERLKSFAFQYNNHPVSTEHNRSPNQLFIQGVLANSMSNFKSIEELIQDAGSTNDRYYQDLLEEYGVEDNNDDVSDSENNADAIISVVDVNIPEDKRQQICEEVNPLSIISSLEYGEELFKITVQLLDLD; from the exons ATGGCTGCCAACTTTAGTGGAAACGGGAACAGAGAGAGATTTTTGCAGAGAGTAAAAGAGACCGTTGATGATTGTTTCCGGCTTGGGACGACTGATGCCATACAAAAACAGATGTTTGACAGTATACGTGAAAG attgaACAATCTTTGTAGAGATGTTGAAAGATCTGCTGGCAATATGCTGACAGACTTAGAAGCAAATGAATTCAGTGAAATGATTGGTACTGTAAGAGACGAAATAGAGGATAACCAAACCATAGAAA agAAAACAGGTTACCAGTCGAAACGCCTTCAAACTGACGAAAATGGTCACTATAAATATGATGTGCCCAGAGAACAGCTTGATTTTCTTTCAAGATTTGGTTTCACTGCGCCAATGATGAGCGAGGTGCTTGGTGTGTCAGAATCAACAGTTAGAAGGAGATTAAG aaactTCAACATTAGTTTAAGGCAAACAACTGTTATAACAGATGAAAACCTTGATCAGAAAATCATAGAGGTTACTGGTACTAACAGACGAATAGGACCAAACTCCATACGTGTTAGATTGGCtgagaaaaacatatttctacCCAGACAGCGAGTACGAGATGGATGTTCAAGAGTTGATCCAGGTGGATGTGCCCTAAGGTCgttattgagaaaaaatatcCAAAGAAGAACTTACAAAGTTGCAGGTCCAAACTCACTTTGGCATTTCGATGGAAACCATAAACTTATAAG atggAACCTAGTGGTGCATGGTTGTATTGATGGCTACAGTCGATTGGTAACATTTTTGAAGGTCAGCAACAATAACAAGGCACTGAcagttttcaacaattttataGATGCAATCAGACTTTTTGGTACTCCTTCAAGAGTTAGATGTGATTATGGTGTGGAAAATGTAGATGTATGCACCTACATGGAAGGAATAAGAGGTATCAACAGGGGAAGTGCCATAAAGGGAAAAAGTTGCCATAATCAGAGGATAGAACGTCTATGGGTAGATGTCTGGGATAATGTTTCCAATGaattttatgatttgttttccTATATGGAACTTAAAAATATATTCGACATCACAAATGAGTATCACCTATATGCTCTCCATTATGTTTTTCTGCCAAGGATAAATGAAAGATTAAAGTCCTTCGCCTTTCAATATAACAACCATCCAGTCTCAACTGAACACAATAGGAGCCCAAATCAGCTGTTCATACAAGGTGTGCTTGCAAACTCTATGTCAAACTTCAAGTCCATAGAGGAACTTATTCAGGATGCTGGATCCACCAATGACAGATACTATCAAGACCTGTTAGAAGAATATGGAGTTGAAGATAATAATGATGATGTTAGTGATAGTGAAAACAATGCCGATGCAATTATTTCTGTTGTTGATGTCAATATACCTGAAGACAAACGTCAACAGATATGTGAAGAAGTTAACCCATTGTCAATCATATCATCACTGGAATATGGTGAGGAATTGTTTAAAATCACTGTACAACTTCTTGATCTCGACTAG